The window GGCGCCGACGTCAGCCCGAAACCCATGCCCGTCGTCGTCTGGACGATGACGCCGAGAACGACGATCAGGCTGGCGAGGCCGAGCATCCAGAGCGGCAGGTCGGCGATCATGGGGAAGACTCCGGGCCGCAGGCGCGCCTGCGCCGCGGCTTCGTCAGGGGATATATACAGTGAATGCGTCGGCGGGCTGCCGCGAGTCGGTGCACCATGCGCCGCGGCGCGGGCGCAATCAAGCCCGCCCTCGCCGATGGCCCGACCGGCCCGAAAATCCGCCCCTTTTTCTTGACGACGGCTCCGTCCGGACGATCCGGCAGCGACGAGCGCGTGCGCCAGGGTGTCGCATTCCAGATGCCGGCTGTCGCTTCCTGTCGCATCACGTCGCGGCGGTTGCGGCAACGTGGTTTTACCCATGCCTCCCGCGCCCGCGCCGATCAGGAAGATGCCCGATGAGTGACGAAGACGATCTGGACCTCAACGAACTGAGCGATGAGGAACTCATCGAGCAGATGCATGACGACCTCTATGACGGCCTCAAGGACGAGATCGTCGAGGCCGTCAACATCCTCCTGGAACGCGGCTGGCAGCCCTACAAGGTGCTGACCGAAGGACTCGTCGAAGGCATGCGCATCGTCGGCGTCGACTTCCGCGACGGCATCCTGTTCGTGCCGGAGGTGCTGCTGGCCGCCAACGCCATGAAGGCCGGAATGGCGATCCTCAGGCCCCTGCTCGCCCAGACCGGAGCGCCGAAGGTCGGCAAGATGGTCATCGGCACGGTCAAGGGCGACATCCACGACATCGGCAAGAACCTCGTCTCCATGATGATGGAGGGCGCGGGTTTTGAGGTCGTCGACATCGGCATCAACAATCCGGTGGAGGACTATCTCGCCGCGATCGAGGAACACCAGCCGGACATCCTCGGCATGTCGGCGCTTCTGACGACCACCATGCCCTACATGAAGGTCGTCATCGACACGCTCGTCGAAAAGGGCGTGCGCGACGACTACATCGTGCTGGTCGGCGGCGCGCCGCTCAACGAGGAATTCGGCAAGGCGGTCGGTGCCGATGCCTATTGCCGCGACGCGGCGG of the Rhodobium gokarnense genome contains:
- a CDS encoding corrinoid protein, encoding MSDEDDLDLNELSDEELIEQMHDDLYDGLKDEIVEAVNILLERGWQPYKVLTEGLVEGMRIVGVDFRDGILFVPEVLLAANAMKAGMAILRPLLAQTGAPKVGKMVIGTVKGDIHDIGKNLVSMMMEGAGFEVVDIGINNPVEDYLAAIEEHQPDILGMSALLTTTMPYMKVVIDTLVEKGVRDDYIVLVGGAPLNEEFGKAVGADAYCRDAAVTVETAKELMMRKHNQRQIA